GGATAGCGAGACCGATAGACATGAAACCAGAACCATGCCGGATGTAGCCGAACAACTTTGTCGCCCGCAGTGTTCCGCAGGGAACATGCCTTCAGCCCGCACGGCGTTTTTGCCTGCGGGGTGCGCTTGCTCGCGGGACGACGAGTGGGTTTTGCCGCCGGTTGCCGGTTTTGGTTGTCTGATCCCTCCTTCCACACTGGCCGGATTGGCCAGCGTCGCTCCACCCTGATTCTGAAGGGTGCGACACCGGGTTAGTGCCGCTTTTCGTACCTAACCGTTCCCCATTGTCATTATCGACGGCCGCCAGCCTGTCTGGTTTTGTGCGGTTTGTGTATTCAACCGGATTACATCAGGGAAAAAGCATGAAAACAATCTCTCTGCAGAAGCCGGACTCCCAGTTCATACGGGAAGTCAGGGAGCGCAGCGGGCAGGAGCCGAGCCACTGTTATCAGTGCGGCAACTGTACCGCCGGTTGCCCCTACAACTTCGCATATGACATTCCGGTGAGCAGGATCATGCGTCTTCTGCAACTCGGAAGACGTGAGGAAGTACTGCAAAGCAAGTCGTTGTGGCTGTGTGCCACCTGTCAGTCCTGCACCACCCGTTGCCCCAACCAGATCGATGTTGCCCGCGTCATGGACGTGTTGCGCCACATGGCGCGTGAGGCCGGTTACGCCACCGAGCGTAATGTGAAGGCTTTCGGCGATGCGTTTCTGGAGTCCGTGGAAAAGCACGGCCGCGTGTACGAGGTGGGTATTCTTGCCAGCTATGTGCTGAAGACCGGACGGTTCTGGACCGATGTGGAGCTTGCTCCCGCCATGCTGCCCAAGGGCAAGCTCGGTCTGCGGCCCCACACCATTCAGGGGGCGGAGCATATCGCCCGCATCTTCCGTCGTTACCGCGGCGAACCTGAACCCGCTGAGAAAAACGGAGGCGAGAAGAAATGAGCCAGCGCATAGGCTACTATCCCGGTTGTTCCGGTTCCGGAACGTCCGTTGAATACGATGCTTCCACCCGCGCGGTATGTGATCGCCTCGGCCTGAGCCTGCAGGATGTTCCGGACTGGAGCTGCTGCGGTTCCACCCCCGCCCATACCGTGGACCACGTGCTTTCTGCGGCGCTTTCTGCCCGCAACCTTGAGCTGGCCGCACAGGCCGGTCTTGACACCGTTACCACTCCCTGTCCCAGCTGCCTCGCCAACCTGCGCGTTGCCGGACACAAGATGGAGAAGGAAGGCTTCCGCAAGCAGGTGAAGAACCTGCTGGATACCGAGTGCGAATCCCTTGCTGAAGTGAAGTCCACCCTGCAGGTGCTGCTGGAAGACGTGGGCCCCGAAGCCGTGCAGGCCAAGGTTGTGCGTCCGCTCTCCAAGCTGCGCGTTGTCTGCTACTACGGCTGCATCATGAACCGCCCGCCGGAAGTCATGCAGTTTGACGATCCTGAGCACCCCATGGCCATGGATACGCTCATGGAAGCCTGCGGAGCAGAGGTGCTTCCCTTCCCCCTCAAGGTGGAATGCTGCGGCGCTGCCGCAGGCATGCCCCGCAAGGACATTGTGACCGAGCTTTCCGGCAGACTGCTGGATGTTGCCGCAGGCATGGGCGCGGACGCCATTGTCACCGCCTGCCCCCTCTGCCAGATGAACCTTGACCTGCGTCAGGGACAGGTGAACTCGGCGCGTGGCAGCAAGCACGCCATTCCGGTGTTCTATTTCACGCAACTTATGGGACTCGCCATGGGCCTTTCTGCCTCCGAGATGGGCATAGCCAAGCTGGCCGTGAACCCCAAGCCCTGCCTTGAACAGGCAGGCGTGCTCTAGCAAGGAGATGAAATCATGCGCATAGGCGTTTTCGTCTGCCACTGCGGGAGCAACATCGCCGCCACCGTGGACTGTCCCAGCGTGGCACAGGCGGCCAAAATGTTCCCCGACGTGGTTTTCGCCACCGATACCATGTACGCCTGTTCGGAACCCGGACAGGATGCCATCATACAGGCCATCAAGGAACACAGGCTGGACGGCGTTGTCGTTGCTTCCTGTTCCCCCCGCATGCATGAGCCCACCTTCCGCCGGGCTCTTGAGCGTGCCGGTCTGAACCGCTACATGCTGGAAATGGCCAACATCCGTGAACATGTTTCGTGGATCGGCAAGAACAAGGAGCTCAACACGGTCAAGGCCGCCGATCTGGTGCGCATTGCCGCTGCCAAGCTGCAGCTGAACAACCCACTCTTTGCCA
This region of Desulfovibrio subterraneus genomic DNA includes:
- a CDS encoding 4Fe-4S dicluster domain-containing protein → MKTISLQKPDSQFIREVRERSGQEPSHCYQCGNCTAGCPYNFAYDIPVSRIMRLLQLGRREEVLQSKSLWLCATCQSCTTRCPNQIDVARVMDVLRHMAREAGYATERNVKAFGDAFLESVEKHGRVYEVGILASYVLKTGRFWTDVELAPAMLPKGKLGLRPHTIQGAEHIARIFRRYRGEPEPAEKNGGEKK
- a CDS encoding CoB--CoM heterodisulfide reductase iron-sulfur subunit B family protein translates to MSQRIGYYPGCSGSGTSVEYDASTRAVCDRLGLSLQDVPDWSCCGSTPAHTVDHVLSAALSARNLELAAQAGLDTVTTPCPSCLANLRVAGHKMEKEGFRKQVKNLLDTECESLAEVKSTLQVLLEDVGPEAVQAKVVRPLSKLRVVCYYGCIMNRPPEVMQFDDPEHPMAMDTLMEACGAEVLPFPLKVECCGAAAGMPRKDIVTELSGRLLDVAAGMGADAIVTACPLCQMNLDLRQGQVNSARGSKHAIPVFYFTQLMGLAMGLSASEMGIAKLAVNPKPCLEQAGVL